From Pantanalinema sp., one genomic window encodes:
- a CDS encoding RNA-binding protein, which translates to MTNKLFIAGLAFAATDEDLRAYFSRVGEVLSARVARDRETQRSRGFGFVEMATPELAQQAIDTLDGSMLAGRAITVKASEPQERRPAGGPRRY; encoded by the coding sequence ATGACCAACAAGCTCTTCATCGCCGGTCTGGCCTTCGCCGCCACCGACGAAGACCTTAGGGCCTACTTCTCCCGGGTGGGCGAGGTGCTCTCGGCGCGCGTGGCGCGCGATCGCGAGACCCAGCGCTCGCGCGGCTTCGGCTTCGTCGAGATGGCCACCCCCGAGCTGGCCCAGCAGGCGATCGACACCCTCGACGGGTCGATGCTCGCCGGCCGCGCGATCACCGTCAAGGCCTCGGAGCCGCAGGAGCGCCGCCCCGCCGGCGGCCCCCGCCGGTACTGA
- a CDS encoding ABC transporter ATP-binding protein: MSVVVEAEDLALRFASGTRLCYRGRLTLRPRERVALLGGNGSGKSTLFRLIAGLVAPSEGQLAVFGRAPWRNFEATRDRLAMLMQQVENQLLAPTVAEDVAFTPRNRGWSESAVQRRVEDVLAELGISALRGRGIHELSGGERVKVALAGALAVTPELLLLDEPFEHLDPVARAEVIALFNHLAQARGVALLIATHQINLVPAIADRVVVLAQGGAIALDGAPEEVFARSDELLALRIEPPVLGELFRRLEGFGLGAPRTAEEAAALLRRRLGGG; this comes from the coding sequence GTGAGCGTCGTGGTCGAGGCCGAGGACCTCGCCCTGCGCTTCGCGAGCGGGACCCGCCTCTGCTACCGGGGCCGCCTCACCCTGCGCCCTCGAGAGCGCGTGGCCCTGCTCGGGGGCAACGGTTCCGGCAAGAGCACTCTCTTTCGCCTCATCGCGGGCCTCGTCGCCCCGAGCGAGGGGCAGCTTGCGGTTTTCGGCCGCGCGCCCTGGCGAAACTTCGAGGCGACGCGCGATCGCCTCGCCATGCTCATGCAGCAGGTGGAGAACCAGCTGCTGGCCCCGACGGTCGCGGAGGACGTGGCCTTCACCCCCCGCAACCGCGGCTGGAGCGAGAGCGCCGTCCAGCGGAGGGTCGAAGACGTCCTCGCGGAGCTCGGGATCTCGGCCCTGCGCGGCCGGGGCATTCACGAGCTCAGCGGGGGCGAGCGCGTCAAGGTCGCCCTCGCCGGGGCGCTCGCCGTCACCCCGGAGCTGCTTCTGCTTGACGAGCCCTTCGAGCACCTGGATCCGGTCGCCCGGGCCGAGGTGATCGCCCTCTTCAACCACCTGGCCCAGGCCCGGGGCGTGGCCCTCTTGATCGCGACCCACCAGATCAACCTGGTGCCCGCCATCGCCGATCGGGTCGTGGTCCTGGCCCAGGGGGGCGCCATCGCCCTCGACGGCGCCCCCGAGGAGGTCTTCGCCCGATCCGACGAGCTTCTCGCCTTGCGGATCGAGCCGCCCGTGCTCGGCGAGCTCTTCCGGCGCCTCGAGGGCTTCGGCCTGGGCGCGCCGCGAACGGCCGAGGAGGCGGCCGCCTTGCTGCGCCGCCGCCTGGGCGGAGGGTGA
- a CDS encoding energy-coupling factor transporter transmembrane component T, translating into MDPWALDRWAQAPGLLQRATPLSKLVGAALAVAALAFAEAPVTLAAIALGWLALMAFSRLPLLALLRLAGYAALFAALYALSSWEGSWGQSLALMLKAVGSALAILSVVGSTPYPVVFQSLQPLLPPPLPDALLLTYRSLFLLVERWDHLWIALRLRGGIRRARPWRSLENLGACLAILVLDAMDRSEALYDAMLLRGYRASMAPPVPPGLNGPGLCPLFLGGASLALAILRSEALSVLAIALAAIALGLGGRR; encoded by the coding sequence ATGGACCCGTGGGCGCTCGATCGATGGGCACAGGCACCGGGCTTGCTGCAGCGCGCGACCCCGCTCTCCAAGCTCGTCGGAGCGGCGCTGGCCGTCGCCGCCCTGGCCTTTGCCGAGGCGCCGGTGACGCTCGCGGCCATCGCCCTCGGGTGGCTTGCGCTCATGGCCTTCTCGCGCCTTCCGCTGCTCGCGCTGCTGCGCCTGGCGGGATACGCGGCCCTGTTCGCGGCCCTCTACGCCCTCTCGAGCTGGGAAGGGAGCTGGGGCCAGTCCCTCGCCCTGATGCTCAAGGCGGTGGGCTCGGCGCTCGCCATCCTGAGCGTGGTGGGATCGACCCCTTATCCGGTCGTGTTCCAGAGCCTTCAGCCCCTCTTGCCTCCGCCGCTCCCCGATGCTTTGCTCTTGACCTACCGATCCCTGTTCCTGCTCGTCGAGCGCTGGGACCACCTGTGGATCGCCCTGCGCCTGCGCGGGGGGATCCGCCGGGCGAGGCCCTGGCGCAGCCTGGAGAACCTGGGCGCTTGCCTCGCCATCCTGGTGCTGGACGCCATGGACCGGAGCGAGGCCCTGTACGACGCCATGCTCCTGCGCGGCTATCGCGCAAGCATGGCCCCCCCCGTCCCGCCAGGCCTCAACGGGCCGGGCCTTTGCCCTCTCTTCCTCGGAGGCGCCTCGCTCGCGCTTGCGATCCTGCGGTCGGAGGCGCTGAGCGTCCTTGCGATCGCCCTGGCTGCGATCGCGCTGGGGCTGGGGGGGCGACGGTGA
- a CDS encoding energy-coupling factor ABC transporter permease, protein MSHLHLPDGILPLWLVLAGWSVTLLLLFFSLRRARGPGGRAALPRLGFLSALMVVAMSAEILPLPYHLDLSVVAGILLGPSAGFLAAFIVDLVLALLGHGGLTVIGLNAPILAIEVVLGSILFRAMRRRGISSVLAAAATTALVLPLSTGAMVAVVWLARIDPARLHEGLAPPDFSLFLAITYGLGSIGWLLEATVTAGIVRYLARVRPGLIEEA, encoded by the coding sequence GTGTCCCATCTTCACCTGCCCGACGGGATCCTTCCGCTCTGGCTGGTCCTTGCGGGCTGGAGCGTGACCTTGCTGCTGCTCTTTTTCTCCCTGCGTCGGGCGCGCGGCCCGGGCGGGCGCGCGGCCCTGCCTCGCCTGGGCTTTCTCTCGGCGCTGATGGTCGTCGCGATGTCGGCGGAAATCCTGCCGCTGCCCTATCACCTCGATCTGAGCGTGGTCGCGGGCATCCTGCTCGGTCCTTCCGCCGGCTTCCTCGCGGCTTTCATCGTGGACCTGGTCCTCGCCCTGCTCGGCCACGGCGGCTTGACGGTGATCGGTCTGAACGCGCCGATCCTCGCGATCGAGGTGGTGCTCGGCTCCATCCTGTTCCGGGCCATGCGCCGCCGGGGGATCTCGAGCGTGCTTGCGGCTGCCGCGACGACGGCGCTCGTCTTGCCCCTCAGCACCGGCGCCATGGTCGCGGTGGTCTGGCTCGCCAGGATCGATCCCGCCCGGTTGCACGAGGGGCTCGCGCCGCCCGACTTCTCGCTCTTCCTCGCCATCACCTACGGCCTCGGATCCATCGGGTGGCTGCTCGAGGCGACCGTGACGGCAGGGATCGTGCGCTACCTGGCCAGGGTGCGCCCCGGCCTGATCGAGGAGGCGTGA
- a CDS encoding CBS domain-containing protein: MKINQFMSKNIVKVTSITMVPEVAQKMRMENIGVIPVEENGQLVGVVTDRDIAIHAVAKGEVNQAVKGIMSKSLVTVGPNTSVEEAIQTMLQNNVRRLPVTENGHLVGMVSLEDLTEAGSDQDLLKALRTFHKKTKHT, from the coding sequence ATGAAGATCAACCAGTTCATGAGCAAGAACATCGTCAAGGTCACCTCGATCACCATGGTTCCCGAGGTCGCCCAGAAGATGCGCATGGAGAACATCGGGGTGATCCCGGTCGAGGAGAACGGTCAGCTCGTCGGTGTCGTGACCGACCGCGACATCGCCATCCACGCCGTCGCCAAGGGCGAGGTCAACCAGGCCGTCAAGGGCATCATGAGCAAGTCCCTCGTGACGGTGGGACCGAACACCAGCGTCGAAGAGGCGATCCAGACCATGCTCCAGAACAACGTTCGTCGCCTGCCCGTCACCGAGAACGGCCACCTGGTCGGGATGGTCTCGCTCGAGGACCTCACCGAGGCCGGCAGCGACCAGGACCTCCTGAAGGCCCTGCGCACCTTCCACAAGAAGACCAAGCACACTTAG
- a CDS encoding ribose-phosphate pyrophosphokinase — MEGFAMTPRGWIFGAQAHASLMEALAAATGLAVGEADLGAFADGERSVCLRAEVAGLPVALVLSSAPPVDSRVMTLALMADAARRAGAERIVAVVPYFGYSRGERLARPGSPIPCRVVADLFQASGVTHLVTLDLHSPAIAGFFTLPVFERSALELLASRFAIASPERTVVVAPDAGGIKRAGHFASLLGVPLGIALKERPAPDAPKVVKLFGEFEDREAIIVDDMVTTGGTIRQVTTHLRQRGVSAVDVAAVHPVMAAEAEGLIRSLGIRRFVVSDSIPFSPRSPWPGLEAVSIAPLLAEALARCLGPGTPGR, encoded by the coding sequence ATGGAGGGCTTCGCGATGACCCCGCGCGGCTGGATCTTCGGCGCGCAGGCCCATGCCTCCTTGATGGAGGCGCTCGCCGCCGCCACCGGCCTCGCGGTGGGGGAGGCGGATCTCGGCGCCTTCGCGGACGGTGAGCGCTCGGTGTGCCTGAGAGCGGAGGTGGCGGGCCTGCCGGTCGCCCTGGTGCTCTCGAGCGCCCCGCCGGTGGACTCGCGCGTCATGACCCTGGCCTTGATGGCCGATGCGGCGCGCCGCGCCGGCGCCGAGCGCATCGTCGCCGTCGTGCCCTACTTCGGCTATTCGCGCGGGGAGCGCCTCGCCCGGCCGGGCTCCCCCATCCCTTGCCGGGTGGTCGCCGATCTGTTCCAGGCGAGCGGGGTGACCCACCTCGTCACCCTCGACCTCCACAGCCCCGCCATCGCCGGCTTCTTCACCCTGCCGGTGTTCGAGCGCAGCGCGCTCGAGCTTCTCGCCTCGCGCTTCGCGATCGCTTCTCCCGAGCGGACGGTCGTGGTGGCCCCCGACGCGGGCGGCATCAAGCGCGCGGGCCACTTCGCCTCTCTGCTTGGCGTCCCGCTGGGCATCGCCCTCAAGGAGCGCCCTGCCCCCGACGCCCCCAAGGTCGTCAAGCTCTTCGGGGAGTTCGAGGACCGAGAGGCCATCATCGTCGACGACATGGTGACGACCGGCGGCACGATCCGGCAGGTGACCACCCACCTCAGGCAGCGCGGCGTCAGCGCCGTCGACGTGGCCGCCGTTCACCCCGTGATGGCCGCAGAGGCCGAAGGCCTCATTCGCTCGCTCGGCATCCGGCGCTTCGTGGTGAGCGACTCGATCCCCTTCTCGCCGCGCAGCCCCTGGCCGGGGCTCGAGGCGGTCTCGATTGCTCCGTTGCTCGCCGAGGCCCTGGCGCGGTGCCTGGGGCCCGGCACACCCGGTCGCTGA
- a CDS encoding CapA family protein: MRAGSVTLAFVGDVMLGRGVNEALRETLPDTPWGTVLPHLRRSDGAIANLECALTTHARPWSRTPKVFHFRADPRATGVLRAANVRCVSLANNHSLDFEEEGLLDTIRHLEAAGIAHAGAGRSEQEARSPALFEAAGLSIAVIGLTDNEPAFAAGPDHPGTHYAEIRAGSSALARVEAAALEARSRGAGLVVLSLHWGPNMVTEPPARFRAFARAALGCGVDVVHGHSAHLFQAVERRENGLILYDTGDFLDDYAVDPLLRNDWSFLFLLELRAGAPFRLRMLPVRLRFARVDLAEAQEFDAIRARMKALCRPFATPLRETSEGLLLLLATEALAPTTDGPLL; encoded by the coding sequence ATGAGAGCCGGATCGGTCACGCTCGCCTTCGTGGGCGACGTCATGCTGGGGAGGGGCGTCAACGAGGCGCTTCGCGAGACCTTGCCGGACACCCCTTGGGGGACGGTGCTCCCTCATTTGCGCCGGTCCGACGGGGCGATCGCGAACCTGGAGTGCGCGCTGACCACGCACGCCAGGCCCTGGTCGCGCACCCCCAAGGTCTTCCACTTCCGGGCCGATCCCCGGGCCACGGGGGTGCTGCGTGCCGCCAACGTCCGCTGCGTGAGCCTCGCCAACAACCACTCCCTCGACTTCGAGGAAGAGGGGCTGCTCGACACCATCCGCCACCTGGAGGCGGCGGGCATCGCCCACGCGGGGGCGGGCCGCAGCGAGCAGGAGGCGCGCTCTCCCGCCCTCTTCGAGGCGGCGGGCCTGAGCATCGCCGTCATCGGGCTGACGGACAACGAGCCCGCCTTCGCCGCGGGCCCCGATCACCCCGGCACCCACTACGCGGAGATCCGCGCCGGCTCGAGCGCCCTGGCGCGGGTCGAGGCGGCGGCGCTCGAGGCGCGCAGCCGAGGTGCCGGGCTCGTCGTCCTCTCGCTGCACTGGGGGCCGAACATGGTGACGGAGCCCCCGGCGCGCTTTCGGGCCTTCGCCCGGGCCGCCCTGGGGTGCGGCGTCGACGTGGTCCACGGGCACTCCGCGCACCTGTTCCAGGCGGTGGAGCGCCGAGAGAACGGCCTCATCCTCTACGACACGGGCGACTTCCTGGACGATTACGCGGTGGATCCCCTCCTGCGCAACGACTGGTCCTTCTTGTTCCTGCTCGAGCTGAGAGCGGGGGCGCCCTTTCGCCTCAGGATGCTGCCCGTCCGCCTGCGCTTCGCGCGGGTGGATCTCGCCGAGGCTCAAGAGTTCGACGCCATCCGCGCGCGAATGAAGGCCCTCTGCCGCCCCTTCGCCACCCCGCTTCGCGAGACGTCGGAGGGCCTCTTGCTCCTGCTCGCGACGGAGGCCTTGGCCCCGACCACGGATGGCCCGCTGCTGTAG
- a CDS encoding Fur family transcriptional regulator: MPTYAESALAILKARGYRITKPRRRVVELLEQSDTALSPYAIKDLLDAAGEHVDTVSIYRILECLEENHLVHRVLTTGKVRRCDLEADAHCHLDQAEHCHHNLVCRACGAIEELHCPGLSSLEAELSLRAGFRIEAHHLEFTGLCGKCAAPKGANFPSHLT, from the coding sequence ATGCCCACCTACGCCGAAAGCGCCCTGGCCATCCTGAAGGCTCGCGGCTACCGCATCACCAAGCCGCGCCGCCGGGTCGTGGAGCTTCTCGAACAGTCCGACACGGCGCTGTCCCCCTATGCCATCAAGGACCTCCTGGACGCCGCCGGCGAGCACGTCGACACGGTCAGCATCTACCGGATCCTCGAGTGCCTCGAGGAGAACCACCTGGTCCACCGGGTGCTGACCACGGGCAAGGTGCGCCGCTGCGACCTCGAGGCCGACGCTCACTGCCACCTGGACCAGGCCGAGCACTGCCATCACAACCTGGTCTGCCGCGCCTGCGGCGCCATCGAGGAGCTCCACTGCCCCGGCCTTTCGAGCCTCGAGGCCGAGCTCTCCCTGCGCGCGGGCTTCCGGATCGAGGCGCACCACCTCGAGTTCACGGGCCTGTGCGGCAAGTGCGCCGCCCCAAAGGGAGCGAACTTTCCGTCTCATCTGACATAA